The following coding sequences lie in one Alloacidobacterium dinghuense genomic window:
- a CDS encoding YXWGXW repeat-containing protein: MKVRRLLQVFILTALLMSLPAASFAQVSIGVAVNVAPPVLPVYDQPICPGANYIWTPGYWGWNGDDYYWVPGTWVLAPAEGLLWTPGWWGWGNGGYIWNAGYWGPHIGFYGGVNYGFGYYGNGYEGGYWRGNSFYYNTAVSHVNTTVIRNVYVNKTVINNVTVNRVSYNGGHGGITARPTAVEETALRERRMGPVNAQVTHQNVAREDRGNFYKSNHGVPATAAVARPAASVNDFHRNAVAARPVAAPANNVAARPETRPTPENHATNSAATRPETRPAPENHPATTSRPTNAAARPVPEAHPTPTNRPESTARTEPRPAPEARPAPQPQHPETSTARPETRPEPQAQPRPAPQQAHGTAQPRPESEQQQHAQSESRLAPQPKQSKPEPQQQAHYASQPRPEQHAQPQARPAPQPKPEAQPHEQPKSEAQPRESKPHGEEHPQR; the protein is encoded by the coding sequence ATGAAGGTCAGACGTCTTTTACAAGTCTTCATTCTCACAGCATTGCTGATGAGCCTACCCGCTGCGTCATTCGCACAAGTGAGTATCGGAGTCGCGGTAAATGTTGCCCCTCCGGTCCTTCCGGTTTATGACCAACCTATTTGCCCTGGAGCGAATTACATCTGGACTCCAGGTTACTGGGGCTGGAACGGTGATGACTATTACTGGGTTCCCGGAACTTGGGTACTCGCCCCTGCAGAAGGCTTGCTGTGGACGCCTGGCTGGTGGGGTTGGGGCAATGGTGGCTATATCTGGAACGCTGGCTACTGGGGCCCGCACATCGGCTTTTATGGCGGCGTAAATTACGGATTCGGCTATTACGGGAACGGCTATGAAGGTGGGTACTGGCGTGGAAACAGCTTTTACTACAACACCGCTGTCAGCCACGTGAACACGACTGTCATCCGCAATGTGTATGTCAATAAGACCGTCATCAACAATGTGACCGTGAATCGCGTAAGCTACAACGGCGGCCACGGTGGAATCACGGCGCGTCCAACGGCTGTAGAAGAAACGGCCCTAAGAGAACGCCGCATGGGCCCTGTCAATGCACAAGTAACGCACCAGAATGTCGCAAGGGAAGATCGTGGAAACTTCTATAAAAGCAATCATGGCGTTCCTGCAACCGCCGCAGTTGCCAGACCGGCAGCTTCGGTCAACGACTTCCATCGCAATGCTGTAGCTGCCAGACCTGTCGCCGCTCCTGCGAACAACGTCGCAGCGAGACCCGAAACTCGTCCGACGCCTGAGAATCATGCAACCAATAGTGCTGCAACCCGACCCGAGACACGGCCAGCACCTGAAAATCACCCAGCCACTACTTCAAGACCAACCAACGCTGCGGCTCGACCAGTGCCCGAGGCCCATCCAACTCCAACGAATAGGCCAGAGAGCACGGCGCGCACAGAGCCTCGTCCCGCTCCTGAAGCCCGGCCTGCACCGCAACCGCAGCATCCTGAAACCTCTACAGCTCGGCCCGAGACCAGACCAGAACCACAGGCACAGCCTCGGCCTGCTCCGCAACAAGCACACGGCACTGCACAGCCTCGGCCCGAGTCTGAACAACAGCAACATGCCCAATCGGAGTCGCGTCTTGCTCCGCAACCAAAGCAATCGAAACCAGAACCACAGCAACAGGCGCACTACGCGTCCCAGCCTCGACCAGAGCAGCACGCGCAACCGCAGGCTCGTCCTGCACCCCAACCAAAGCCTGAGGCCCAACCTCACGAGCAGCCAAAGTCTGAGGCCCAACCTCGTGAGAGTAAACCTCATGGCGAAGAACATCCCCAGCGTTAA
- a CDS encoding AAA family ATPase — MIRVITVEREYGSQGAEFAHHLAHYLQWKLVDQCLIDEIAVKAGITKKLAESCDERLDPWYYRVGKAFWHGSIERLPATADPDIFDAERMVEFVRDYLQQQVKTGHCVIVGRGATSALLTTPGVFHVFVHASMKRKMEWFAKNFPQHAKEAEQEILATDKRRAAYVRRFYNREWTDYRLYHLMLNSCMGFEAMVKATVDAAGLTAPIPQHAEL; from the coding sequence ATCATCTTGCGCACTACCTACAATGGAAGCTCGTGGATCAGTGCCTCATCGATGAGATTGCGGTAAAAGCCGGCATCACGAAGAAGCTTGCCGAAAGCTGCGATGAACGGCTCGATCCCTGGTACTACCGCGTCGGAAAGGCATTTTGGCACGGCTCAATCGAGCGACTGCCGGCTACCGCCGACCCGGATATTTTCGATGCAGAGCGTATGGTCGAATTCGTTCGTGACTATCTGCAGCAACAGGTGAAGACTGGCCACTGCGTAATTGTCGGACGAGGCGCCACGAGTGCGCTTCTCACCACGCCGGGAGTTTTTCACGTCTTCGTGCACGCGTCGATGAAGCGCAAAATGGAGTGGTTCGCAAAGAACTTTCCTCAGCACGCGAAAGAAGCGGAGCAGGAAATCCTGGCAACGGACAAACGTCGTGCCGCATACGTTCGTCGCTTCTACAATCGTGAGTGGACCGATTATCGCCTCTATCACCTGATGTTGAATTCGTGCATGGGATTCGAGGCGATGGTGAAGGCTACTGTCGACGCTGCCGGATTAACCGCCCCTATTCCGCAGCATGCTGAGCTTTGA